The Mus musculus strain C57BL/6J chromosome 2, GRCm38.p6 C57BL/6J genome has a window encoding:
- the Cdca7 gene encoding cell division cycle-associated protein 7 isoform X1, with translation MKLISMETSSSSDDSCDSFASDNFANTRLQLNREGCRTRSQCRHSGPLRVAMKFPARNTRRAASKKAAPPKPSESSANDSHSDSEEEEEEEEEEDGMNFLEKRALNIKQNKAMLAKLMSELESFPGLFSGRHSLPGHRAKDSKSPRRRTFPGVATRRNPERRTRPLTRSRSRILGSLGALPTEEEEEEEEEEEDKYMLVRQRKSMDSYMNDDDVPRSRRPGSMTLPHIIRPVEEVTEEEIRNICSNSREKIYNRSLGSTCHQCRQKTTDTKTNCRNPDCWGIRGQFCGPCLRNRYGEEVKDALLDPNWHCPPCRGICNCSFCRQRDGRCATGVLVYLAKYHGFGNVHAYLKSLKQEFEMQA, from the exons ATGAAGTTGATTTCCATGGAGACATCGTCCTCCTCCGATGACAGTTGTGACAGCTTTGCTTCTGATAATTTTGCAAACACA AGACTGCAGTTGAACAGGGAAGGCTGCAGGACCCGAAGTCAGTGCCGGCACTCCGGGCCTCTCAGGGTAGCAATGAAGTTTCCGGCACGAAATACCCGGAGGGCGGCCAGCAAAAAAGCAGCGCCCCCAAAGCCCTCTGAGAGCTCTGCAAACGATTCCCACTCTgactctgaagaagaagaagaagaagaagaagaagaagatggcaTGAACTTTCTGGAGAAGAGAGCCTTAAATATAAAGCAGAACAAAGCAATG CTTGCAAAACTCATGTCAGAATTAGAAAGCTTCCCTGGCTTGTTCTCTGGACGACATTCCCTCCCAGGCCACAGAGCCAAAGAT TCAAAGTCGCCTAGACGACGCACATTCCCAGGTGTGGCTACCAGAAGGAACCCGGAACGGAGAACTCGACCTCTTACCAGGTCAAGGTCCCGGATCCTGGGCTCCTTGGGTGCCCTGCCCaccgaggaagaggaggaggaagaggaggaggaagaggataagTACATGCTGGTGAGACAGAGGAAGTCCATGGACAGCTACATGAAC GACGATGATGTGCCCAGAAGTCGGAGGCCTGGATCCATGACCCTTCCGCATATAATCCGACCAGTAGAAGAAGTCACAGAGGAAGAGATTAGGAACATCTGCAGCAACTCGAGAGAGAAGATTTATAACCGCTCTCTG GGTTCTACATGTCATCAGTGTCGCCAGAAAACCACTGACACCAAAACCAACTGCCGAAACCCAGACTGCTGGGGCATCCGGGGCCAATTCTGTGGTCCCTGCCTTCGAAACCGCTATGGCGAGGAGGTCAAGGACGCTCTGCTGGATCCG AATTGGCACTGCCCACCTTGTCGAGGAATTTGCAACTGCAGCTTCTGCCGCCAGCGTGATGGGCGGTGCGCCACTGGAGTCCTGGTGTATCTGGCAAAGTATCATGGCTTCGGGAACGTCCATGCTTACTTGAAAAG TCTGAAGCAGGAATTTGAAATGCAAGCGTAG
- the Cdca7 gene encoding cell division cycle-associated protein 7, with the protein MEARRARQKALKVKNLKDVRYMKLISMETSSSSDDSCDSFASDNFANTRLQLNREGCRTRSQCRHSGPLRVAMKFPARNTRRAASKKAAPPKPSESSANDSHSDSEEEEEEEEEEDGMNFLEKRALNIKQNKAMLAKLMSELESFPGLFSGRHSLPGHRAKDSKSPRRRTFPGVATRRNPERRTRPLTRSRSRILGSLGALPTEEEEEEEEEEEDKYMLVRQRKSMDSYMNDDDVPRSRRPGSMTLPHIIRPVEEVTEEEIRNICSNSREKIYNRSLGSTCHQCRQKTTDTKTNCRNPDCWGIRGQFCGPCLRNRYGEEVKDALLDPNWHCPPCRGICNCSFCRQRDGRCATGVLVYLAKYHGFGNVHAYLKSLKQEFEMQA; encoded by the exons ATGGAGGCTCGCCGCGCGCGG CAAAAGGCTCTCAAAGTAAAGAACTTAAAGGATGTCAGATATATGAAGTTGATTTCCATGGAGACATCGTCCTCCTCCGATGACAGTTGTGACAGCTTTGCTTCTGATAATTTTGCAAACACA AGACTGCAGTTGAACAGGGAAGGCTGCAGGACCCGAAGTCAGTGCCGGCACTCCGGGCCTCTCAGGGTAGCAATGAAGTTTCCGGCACGAAATACCCGGAGGGCGGCCAGCAAAAAAGCAGCGCCCCCAAAGCCCTCTGAGAGCTCTGCAAACGATTCCCACTCTgactctgaagaagaagaagaagaagaagaagaagaagatggcaTGAACTTTCTGGAGAAGAGAGCCTTAAATATAAAGCAGAACAAAGCAATG CTTGCAAAACTCATGTCAGAATTAGAAAGCTTCCCTGGCTTGTTCTCTGGACGACATTCCCTCCCAGGCCACAGAGCCAAAGAT TCAAAGTCGCCTAGACGACGCACATTCCCAGGTGTGGCTACCAGAAGGAACCCGGAACGGAGAACTCGACCTCTTACCAGGTCAAGGTCCCGGATCCTGGGCTCCTTGGGTGCCCTGCCCaccgaggaagaggaggaggaagaggaggaggaagaggataagTACATGCTGGTGAGACAGAGGAAGTCCATGGACAGCTACATGAAC GACGATGATGTGCCCAGAAGTCGGAGGCCTGGATCCATGACCCTTCCGCATATAATCCGACCAGTAGAAGAAGTCACAGAGGAAGAGATTAGGAACATCTGCAGCAACTCGAGAGAGAAGATTTATAACCGCTCTCTG GGTTCTACATGTCATCAGTGTCGCCAGAAAACCACTGACACCAAAACCAACTGCCGAAACCCAGACTGCTGGGGCATCCGGGGCCAATTCTGTGGTCCCTGCCTTCGAAACCGCTATGGCGAGGAGGTCAAGGACGCTCTGCTGGATCCG AATTGGCACTGCCCACCTTGTCGAGGAATTTGCAACTGCAGCTTCTGCCGCCAGCGTGATGGGCGGTGCGCCACTGGAGTCCTGGTGTATCTGGCAAAGTATCATGGCTTCGGGAACGTCCATGCTTACTTGAAAAG TCTGAAGCAGGAATTTGAAATGCAAGCGTAG